The Actinomycetota bacterium genome contains the following window.
CCTCAAGCTGCGCAAGCGGCCCGCCACCTGGGTGCTGCTCGGGGTGACGCTGGCCCTGGAGCTGCTGTTCGGCTACCTGCTCCCCTACTCGAGCTGGGTCACCAGCGACCAGAACTTCCAGACCCAGGGCCTGGACCCGCAGGCGGTCCTGACCGGGACCCTGCCCGCCGAGCTGGTGCCGACCTCGCTCGGTGGCTTCCCGGTGTTCGCGGGCGCGCTGGCCCTGATCCTGGGCGCCCTGGCCGCCGGCAGCGAGTACGGCTGGGGGACCATGCAGACCGCCCTCACCCAGCGCCCGACCCGGCTGGCCGTCTACGGCGGCAAGCTGGCCGCCCTGGCCGCCGCCACCCTGGCCGTCGTCCTGGCCGTCTTCGCCGTCAACGCGGTCACGGCGGGGCTGATCGCCACCCTGGAGTCGCGGCCGCTCGACTACCCGTCGCTGGCCGCCCTGGCCGAGGGTGTGGGGTCGGGCT
Protein-coding sequences here:
- a CDS encoding ABC transporter permease translates to MTGSFLAEILKLRKRPATWVLLGVTLALELLFGYLLPYSSWVTSDQNFQTQGLDPQAVLTGTLPAELVPTSLGGFPVFAGALALILGALAAGSEYGWGTMQTALTQRPTRLAVYGGKLAALAAATLAVVLAVFAVNAVTAGLIATLESRPLDYPSLAALAEGVGSGWLIMGMWCGLGAVLGFAFRGVALPVGLGVVWVLGVENLVSAVADSLLTGLRPLRDLLPGVNAGSLVWSLAPGGGASGEPPPGVIDAVSGGRASIALATYVLGFAVAGALLARRRDVT